A DNA window from Sphaeramia orbicularis chromosome 22, fSphaOr1.1, whole genome shotgun sequence contains the following coding sequences:
- the ccdc177 gene encoding coiled-coil domain-containing protein 177 has protein sequence MVDPSEAEEQTKCKGPQLDAPVVAAEDPRLPDQTDGTTTEDDGDAGFETPPTGSSEPSPCHAATPAAPDPASQEVPPQQPQTQTDTDAPPKLYLDLYNFDSPAAEGSRYVLTSPRSLEACARCGVKPVELLPRPLSDFAREAPGRSMRVATGLFEVYERDRHAKLRQCREERERIVREEKRRILQAAVNSSSVSSDSVEQHHKDPSASTPTSKSGQVTSGSAPDFGPSSKATAAAPTSKTGTAVLSKAPASALSTSPKSNNSGTTPSSKTSTVSKGVYQGFVKNLSSSIEQMKPTRVSSGPPPVVRKASGGKSSNTFPRSTPKPPSFPRANTTLTSSVSKPAVQSTGTPLNGVTGGAFIQHNGHFGFHSKVRGKSHSLESLQRKMDPVFSSASTTTTTTCTSSESGASSSYSWDGARDHWAKVSSPRARTLATFNSLMGRSLSLGDLSHSPQTTQKVERIVKEVKRRGLKAVSERDRKIAALMLARYQEEDIMSQTRYVAHLQWDSERRMEELRREQEDREKQRAVLQCQRVWQTQVSIRQRRLSQQERQSAAAKLRQAEENEERWKELAEQQERNRLQRLQQAAREEKHKKALQEQNLKALEEERAAMLEQERLLLKEKLTMAELKRQEKEHQCQEERRGLNKAERRRHAAIIQEIARREQEEREETRRAAEEKLSRSLENYEQIVERRGQELKEKAKREDKQIQKARKAAERREKQQQQLLATRVKEAEKRAQQAALVAEEKAKEKAQRAIQSRQEKERLQKLNRQRVEDEEKQRRLELLQSIERKLEKSEQIFKEKKAVLESARSVARASFHVRDKVREETNMRTFDKMALEAQLKASLDEK, from the coding sequence ATGGTCGACCCCTCGGAGGCTGAGGAGCAGACGAAGTGTAAAGGCCCACAGCTGGACGCACCAGTGGTGGCAGCTGAAGACCCTCGTCTGCCAGATCAAACCGATGGCACGACAACAGAGGACGACGGGGATGCCGGTTTTGAGACGCCGCCCACCGGCAGTTCTGAGCCCAGCCCTTGTCATGCAGCGACTCCGGCAGCTCCAGACCCTGCTTCTCAGGAGGTCCCACCACAGCAACCACAGACTCAGACTGACACAGATGCACCCCCCAAACTGTACCTGGACCTCTACAACTTTGACTCCCCTGCTGCAGAGGGAAGCCGCTATGTGTTAACAAGCCCCCGCTCTCTGGAGGCCTGTGCGCGATGTGGGGTCAAACCTGTGGAGCTCCTGCCACGCCCGCTGTCTGACTTTGCTCGAGAGGCTCCTGGACGCTCCATGCGTGTTGCAACAGGGTTATTTGAAGTCTATGAGAGGGACAGGCATGCGAAGTTGAGGCAGtgcagagaggagagagagaggattgTTAGGGAAGAAAAAAGGAGGATTCTGCAGGCTGCAGTCAATAGCAGCAGTGTATCATCAGATTCTGTGGAGCAGCACCATAAAGACCCATCTGCTTCAACTCCTACATCTAAGTCTGGGCAAGTGACCTCCGGCTCAGCCCCTGATTTTGGACCATCATCTAAAGCCACAGCAGCAGCTCCAACATCTAAAACAGGCACAGCTGTTTTATCTAAAGCCCCGGCCTCCGCTCTCAGCACATCCCCTAAATCTAACAATTCAGGAACTACTCCATCTTCAAAAACTTCCACAGTCTCCAAGGGTGTTTACCAGGGGTTTGTCAAGAATTTGTCCTCTTCCATAGAGCAAATGAAACCAACACGAGTTTCATCGGGTCCTCCACCAGTTGTCAGGAAGGCCTCTGGTGGTAAGTCTTCAAACACGTTCCCCAGATCAACACCAAAACCTCCATCTTTTCCCAGAGCCAACACTACGTTAACCTCATCAGTGTCGAAGCCTGCAGTTCAGAGCACTGGGACTCCACTTAATGGTGTAACTGGAGGAGCGTTCATTCAGCATAATGGACACTTTGGCTTTCACTCTAAGGTGCGAGGAAAAAGCCATTCACTGGAATCCTTACAACGCAAGATGGATCCGGTCTTCTCCTCCGCCTCCACCACCACAACTACTACATGCACCTCATCTGAGTCAGGTGCTTCTTCTTCTTACAGTTGGGATGGTGCACGAGATCACTGGGCGAAGGTCTCCAGCCCCCGAGCTCGTACCCTGGCCACGTTCAACTCTCTGATGGGTCGCAGTTTGAGCCTTGGAGACTTGAGCCACTCTCCTCAGACCACACAGAAGGTGGAGCGAATAGTGAAGGAGGTCAAGCGTCGAGGGTTAAAGGCTGTGTCTGAACGCGATCGCAAGATTGCAGCTTTGATGCTCGCCAGATACCAAGAAGAAGACATCATGAGCCAGACCCGTTACGTAGCTCACCTTCAGTGGGATAGTGAGCGGCGAATGGAGGAGCTTCGACGAGAGCAGGAAGACAGAGAGAAACAGCGTGCTGTGCTTCAGTGCCAGCGAGTGTGGCAAACCCAGGTTTCCATACGCCAGCGAAGACTTAGCCAGCAGGAACGGCAGTCTGCGGCCGCCAAGCTTCGACAGGCTGAGGAGAATGAGGAGCGGTGGAAGGAACTAGCAGAACAGCAGGAGCGCAACCGTCTGCAGCGCTTACAACAAGCAGCACGAGAGGAGAAGCACAAAAAAGCCCTTCAGGAACAGAACCTGAAGGCCCTGGAGGAGGAGAGGGCAGCCATGCTGGAGCAGGAGAGACTGCTGCTGAAGGAGAAGCTCACCATGGCTGAGTTGAAGAGGCAGGAGAAGGAGCACCAGTGTCAGGAGGAGAGACGGGGTCTAAACAAAGCAGAACGAAGGCGCCACGCTGCCATAATACAGGAGATCGCCCGTAGGgagcaggaggagagagaggagactAGAAGGGCAGCAGAGGAGAAGCTGAGTCGCTCCCTGGAGAATTATGAACAGATCGTTGAACGACGAGGGCAGGAGCTGAAAGAGAAAGCCAAGCGTGAAGACAAGCAAATCCAAAAAGCACGCAAGGCTGCAGAGAGGCgtgagaagcagcagcagcagcttctggCCACTCGGGTCAAGGAGGCAGAGAAACGAGCCCAACAGGCCGCTTTGGTGGCAGAGGAGAAGGCCAAGGAGAAAGCTCAACGGGCCATCCAGAGCAGGCAGGAGAAAGAACGGCTTCAGAAACTCAACAGGCAGAGGGTGGAGGATGAGGAGAAGCAGAGGCGTCTGGAGCTGCTGCAGTCCATCGAGAGGAAACTGGAAAAGAGTGAGCAGATCTTCAAGGAGAAGAAAGCGGTGCTGGAAAGCGCCCGTTCTGTGGCCCGAGCCTCTTTCCATGTCCGAGACAAAGTGCGGGAAGAGACAAACATGCGTACTTTTGATAAAATGGCCCTGGAAGCTCAGCTCAAAGCCAGCTTGGATGAAAAATAA